A genome region from Macrobrachium rosenbergii isolate ZJJX-2024 chromosome 42, ASM4041242v1, whole genome shotgun sequence includes the following:
- the LOC136827784 gene encoding uncharacterized protein, translating into MKKKSALISLALAFALLALASASPKKFGGFGGGYGGGFGGGYGGFGGGFGPVIPIPISPPIIPAPPPVPIAPKFIYNDPIHLHHKPIFLAPQIIEKPVVIEKEVVVEKPVIIEKDVVVEKPVVVPQPVIVGAGLGGFGGAALEGALGGFGGGGFGGGFGEVALEGVASEGLFGKVSKAQFCQGKDSKSPVLSGESVQKPSFVRGKIPNAQFCQGKDSKSPVLSGERF; encoded by the exons atgaagaagaagtcaGCATTA ATCTCATTGGCTCTCGCGTTCGCCCTACTGGCACTGGCTTCAGCCAGCCCGAAAAAATTCGGAGGATTCGGAGGAGGCTACGGAGGAGGCTTCGGGGGAGGATACGGAGGATTCGGGGGGGGATTCGGCCCCGTAATCCCAATCCCCATCTCCCCCCCTATAATTCCCGCCCCACCCCCGGTCCCCATCGCACCGAAATTCATATACAACGACCCAATCCACCTGCACCATAAGCCCATCTTCCTGGCTCCCCAAATCATCGAAAAGCCCGTGGTCATCGAGAAGGAGGTGGTTGTCGAAAAGCCCGTGATCATCGAGAAGGACGTAGTCGTCGAAAAGCCCGTGGTCGTTCCACAACCCGTCATAGTGGGGGCCGGCCTTGGAGGGTTTGGAGGGGCGGCTTTGGAGGGAGCTTTGGGCGGCTTTGGAGGGGGCGGCTTTGGAGGGGGCTTTGGAGAGGTGGCTTTGGAGGGGGTGGCTTCGGAGGG GCTTTTTGGGAAGGTCTCAAAAGCCCAGTTTTGTCAGGGGAAAGATTCCAAAAGCCCAGTTTTGTCAGGGGAAAGCGTCCAAAAGCCCAGTTTTGTCAGGGGAAAAATTCCAAACGCCCAGTTTTGTCAGGGGAAAGATTCCAAAAGCCCAGTTTTGTCAGGGGAAAGATTCTAA
- the LOC136827644 gene encoding uncharacterized protein, with protein sequence MKVTSFVCLVAIAALASASPGKKKFGGGFGRGFGGGFGRPVIPVHIPVHVPVIHKPVFIPPPPPVVVHKPIIVPKPVVVHKPIIVPKPVVVHKPVVVPKPVIVEKPVFVPKPVAVAPVHAGPGVGLYGH encoded by the exons ATGAAAGTT ACCTCCTTCGTTTGCCTTGTCGCGATAGCGGCCCTGGCTTCCGCATCGCCTGGCAAGAAGAAATTCGGAGGAGGCTTCGGAAGAGGCTTCGGAGGAGGCTTCGGGCGTCCAGTCATTCCAGTCCACATTCCAGTCCACGTTCCAGTCATCCATAAGCCCGTCTTcatcccacccccaccaccagTCGTCGTGCACAAACCCATCATCGTACCTAAACCAGTCGTCGTGCACAAACCCATCATCGTACCTAAACCAGTCGTCGTGCACAAGCCCGTTGTCGTACCGAAGCCCGTGATCGTCGAGAAGCCCGTTTTCGTACCCAAGCCCGTCGCCGTTGCGCCCGTGCACGCCGGCCCAGGCGTGGGGCTTTACGGGCATTAA